One window from the genome of Nocardioides panaciterrulae encodes:
- the rpmI gene encoding 50S ribosomal protein L35: protein MPKNKPHSGASKRFRVTGSGKILREKAGKRHNLEKKPSKVTRRMTGTTEIAKSDVKRVNKLLGR, encoded by the coding sequence ATGCCGAAGAACAAGCCCCACTCCGGTGCCAGCAAGCGGTTCCGGGTGACCGGTTCGGGCAAGATCCTGCGCGAGAAGGCCGGCAAGCGCCACAACCTCGAGAAGAAGCCCTCGAAGGTCACGCGTCGGATGACGGGCACCACCGAGATCGCCAAGTCCGACGTCAAGCGTGTCAACAAGCTGCTGGGTCGCTGA
- a CDS encoding 4-amino-4-deoxy-L-arabinose transferase: MEDTAALLLARAEARPASLGAGRLLCIDGPAGSGKTTLAAAVAAGRTDTPVVHMDDLYDGWQGLPRLPGQLAALLAPLTRGEPGRYRRYDWHAGSYAETVTVRPAPLLVLEGVGAGARSIARLITLLVWVTAPPELRLRRGLERDGASMAPQWERWMRDEAEHLARERTAARADVVVDGS, encoded by the coding sequence GTGGAGGACACCGCCGCCCTGCTGCTGGCACGGGCCGAGGCCCGCCCCGCGAGCCTGGGCGCCGGCCGGCTGCTCTGCATCGACGGGCCGGCGGGCTCCGGGAAGACCACGCTCGCCGCGGCGGTGGCCGCCGGCCGGACCGACACGCCGGTCGTGCACATGGACGACCTCTACGACGGCTGGCAGGGCCTCCCCCGGCTCCCCGGCCAGCTGGCCGCGCTGCTCGCGCCGCTCACCCGCGGCGAGCCGGGACGCTACCGGCGCTACGACTGGCACGCCGGGAGCTACGCCGAGACCGTCACCGTGCGGCCCGCCCCGCTGCTGGTCCTCGAGGGCGTCGGGGCCGGCGCCCGGAGCATCGCCCGGCTGATCACGCTGCTGGTCTGGGTCACGGCCCCGCCGGAGCTGCGGTTGCGTCGCGGGCTGGAGCGCGACGGGGCGTCGATGGCGCCCCAGTGGGAGCGGTGGATGCGCGACGAGGCCGAGCACCTGGCCCGCGAGCGGACCGCGGCCCGGGCCGACGTCGTCGTCGACGGCTCCTGA
- the pheT gene encoding phenylalanine--tRNA ligase subunit beta, which yields MKAPVSWIREYVDLPAELSVEDLAHALTALGLKLEALEKPGEDMRGPLVVGRVLTMEPEPQKNGKTINWCTVDVGDANGTGEPQGIVCGAHNFAPGDLVVVVLPGGLLPGDFEISARKTYGHVSAGMICSARELGLGDDHDGIIVLPEDAGKPGDDAFGLLHLRDEVIEFEINPDRAYALSLRGVAREAALEYAAAYRDPALRDTPAPNGEGYPVVVDDPAGCPVFVTRTVTGFDPSAPTPAWLARRVQLAGMRPISLAVDVTNYVMLELGQPIHGYDGDKLSGPIRVRRAGAGERLRTLDGVDRELSVEDLLITDDSGPIGLAGVMGGETTELSSTTSHVVIEAAHFDPVSIFRTERRHKLPSEASKRFERGVDPTLPEAAADRVAELLVRFGGGRIEAGVTKVGEAPAPRTITIGYDLPARVTGMDIPADAVVRHLESVGCGVRRDDTTLTAAVPPWRSDLSDPFDLVEEVARIVGYANVPSVLPPAPSGGGLTRTQRLRRRVGRALAGAGWVEVVSFPFVGQAELDALGLAADDDRRRTLRLANPLSSERPLMTTTLLPGLLEAVARNAGRGTSDVALFEAATVTLPRGGQGAAILPVDRRPSEGEYADLLKALPEQPWHLAVVGSGERLPSGWWGKGRHVDWSDAVAAVQEVAAALGVRVEVSADSVAPWHPGRCARLSVGEVVLGHAGELHPRVCAAYGVPARTVAAEIDLDRLMELAPEAVLAPSYSSFPVAKEDVALVVDASVPAAEVEAALRDGAGELLESIRLFDVYTGEQVAEGHKSLAFALRFRAPDRTLTEEETAAARDAAVAEAARRCGAVQRA from the coding sequence GTGAAGGCCCCTGTCTCGTGGATTCGCGAGTACGTCGACCTGCCTGCGGAGCTGTCCGTGGAGGACCTGGCGCACGCCCTGACCGCCCTCGGCCTCAAGCTCGAGGCGCTGGAGAAGCCGGGGGAGGACATGCGGGGCCCGCTGGTCGTGGGCCGGGTGCTCACGATGGAGCCGGAGCCGCAGAAGAACGGCAAGACCATCAACTGGTGCACCGTCGACGTCGGGGACGCCAACGGCACCGGTGAGCCCCAGGGCATCGTCTGCGGCGCGCACAACTTCGCCCCCGGGGACCTCGTGGTCGTGGTGCTGCCCGGCGGGCTGCTGCCCGGCGACTTCGAGATCTCGGCCCGCAAGACCTACGGCCACGTCTCGGCCGGGATGATCTGCTCCGCGCGCGAGCTCGGCCTCGGCGACGACCACGACGGCATCATCGTGCTGCCCGAGGACGCCGGGAAGCCCGGCGACGACGCCTTCGGGCTGCTGCACCTGCGCGACGAGGTCATCGAGTTCGAGATCAACCCCGACCGCGCCTACGCCCTGTCGCTGCGTGGTGTCGCGCGCGAGGCGGCCCTGGAGTACGCCGCGGCGTACCGCGACCCGGCGCTGCGCGACACCCCCGCGCCGAACGGCGAGGGCTACCCGGTCGTGGTCGACGACCCCGCCGGCTGCCCGGTCTTCGTGACCCGGACCGTCACCGGCTTCGACCCCTCCGCGCCCACCCCGGCGTGGCTGGCGCGACGGGTCCAGCTCGCCGGCATGCGGCCGATCTCGCTGGCCGTCGACGTCACCAACTACGTGATGCTCGAGCTCGGGCAGCCGATCCACGGCTACGACGGCGACAAGCTCTCCGGCCCGATCCGGGTGCGGCGGGCCGGCGCGGGCGAACGGCTGCGCACCCTCGACGGCGTCGACCGGGAGCTCTCGGTCGAGGACCTGTTGATCACCGACGACTCCGGCCCGATCGGACTGGCGGGGGTGATGGGCGGCGAGACCACCGAGCTGTCGTCGACGACCAGCCACGTGGTCATCGAGGCCGCGCACTTCGACCCGGTGTCGATCTTCCGCACCGAGCGCCGCCACAAGCTGCCGTCGGAGGCGTCGAAGCGCTTCGAGCGCGGCGTCGACCCGACGCTGCCCGAGGCGGCCGCGGACCGGGTCGCGGAGCTGCTGGTCCGGTTCGGTGGCGGCCGGATCGAGGCCGGCGTCACCAAGGTCGGCGAGGCACCGGCCCCGCGCACGATCACCATCGGCTACGACCTGCCGGCGCGCGTGACCGGCATGGACATCCCCGCCGACGCCGTGGTCCGGCACCTGGAGTCGGTCGGCTGCGGGGTCCGTCGCGACGACACCACGCTCACCGCGGCCGTCCCGCCGTGGCGCTCCGACCTCAGCGACCCCTTCGACCTGGTCGAGGAGGTGGCGCGGATCGTGGGCTACGCCAACGTGCCGTCGGTGCTGCCGCCCGCGCCCTCCGGCGGCGGCCTGACCCGCACCCAGCGGCTGCGGCGCCGGGTGGGTCGGGCCCTGGCCGGCGCCGGTTGGGTCGAGGTGGTCAGCTTCCCGTTCGTGGGGCAGGCCGAGCTGGACGCCCTGGGCCTCGCGGCCGACGACGACCGGCGGCGGACCCTGCGGCTGGCCAACCCGCTCTCCTCCGAGCGTCCGCTGATGACCACGACGCTGCTCCCCGGCCTGCTCGAGGCGGTGGCGCGCAACGCCGGCCGCGGCACCAGCGACGTCGCCCTCTTCGAAGCGGCGACCGTCACGCTGCCGCGCGGCGGTCAGGGTGCGGCGATCCTGCCGGTCGACCGGCGCCCGTCCGAGGGGGAGTACGCCGACCTGCTCAAGGCGCTGCCCGAGCAGCCGTGGCACCTGGCCGTGGTCGGCTCCGGCGAGCGACTGCCCTCCGGTTGGTGGGGCAAGGGCCGGCACGTCGACTGGTCCGACGCCGTCGCCGCGGTGCAGGAGGTGGCCGCCGCGCTCGGTGTCCGCGTCGAGGTCTCGGCAGACTCGGTCGCCCCCTGGCACCCCGGCCGCTGTGCCCGGTTGTCGGTGGGCGAGGTCGTGCTCGGCCACGCCGGCGAGCTGCACCCCCGGGTCTGCGCCGCCTACGGCGTCCCGGCCCGCACGGTCGCAGCCGAGATCGACCTCGACCGGCTGATGGAACTGGCCCCCGAGGCGGTCCTCGCCCCGTCGTACTCCTCCTTCCCGGTGGCCAAGGAGGACGTGGCGCTCGTCGTCGACGCCTCGGTGCCGGCCGCCGAGGTCGAGGCTGCGCTCCGCGACGGCGCCGGTGAGCTCCTGGAGTCGATCCGGCTCTTCGACGTCTACACCGGCGAGCAGGTCGCCGAGGGCCACAAGTCACTCGCGTTCGCGCTGCGCTTCCGGGCGCCGGACCGCACCCTCACCGAGGAGGAGACCGCCGCGGCCCGGGACGCCGCCGTCGCCGAGGCGGCTCGGCGCTGCGGCGCCGTGCAGCGGGCCTGA
- the infC gene encoding translation initiation factor IF-3 encodes MSGRESRERRGPPARTPPGGHISTELRINDRIRVSEVRLVGPNGETVGIVPTADALRLAQEADLDLVEVAPTARPPVCKLMDYGKFKYENAQKAREARRNQTNVIIKEMKLRPKIDAHDYETKKGHVVRFLRAGDKVKITIMFRGREQHRPELGFRLLQRLAEDVTDLGFVESAPKQDGRNMTMVLGPHKKKADAKVEMQAEKETRMAERAAEEAEERAERTAANAGRPAAPKKERGRSENLDPEIEA; translated from the coding sequence ATTTCCGGGCGCGAGTCCCGGGAGCGACGAGGACCTCCGGCCAGAACGCCACCAGGAGGACACATCAGCACCGAGCTTCGTATCAACGACCGGATCCGGGTTTCCGAGGTCCGTCTCGTTGGACCCAATGGCGAGACCGTCGGCATCGTGCCGACGGCTGACGCGCTGCGCCTGGCGCAGGAGGCCGACCTCGACCTGGTCGAGGTCGCCCCGACGGCGCGGCCCCCGGTCTGCAAGCTCATGGACTACGGGAAGTTCAAGTACGAGAACGCCCAGAAGGCCCGTGAGGCCCGTCGCAACCAGACGAACGTGATCATCAAGGAGATGAAGCTTCGTCCGAAGATCGACGCCCACGACTACGAGACCAAGAAGGGTCACGTCGTGCGGTTCCTCCGGGCCGGGGACAAGGTCAAGATCACGATCATGTTCCGCGGTCGTGAGCAGCACCGCCCCGAGCTGGGCTTCCGCCTGCTGCAGCGGCTCGCCGAGGACGTCACCGACCTCGGCTTCGTGGAGTCCGCGCCGAAGCAGGACGGCCGCAACATGACCATGGTGCTCGGCCCGCACAAGAAGAAGGCCGACGCCAAGGTCGAGATGCAGGCCGAGAAGGAGACCCGGATGGCCGAGCGGGCCGCCGAGGAGGCGGAGGAGCGCGCCGAGCGCACCGCGGCCAACGCCGGGCGCCCCGCGGCCCCGAAGAAGGAGCGCGGTCGCTCCGAGAACCTCGACCCCGAGATCGAGGCCTGA
- a CDS encoding ATP-binding protein, which yields MSADHPDDPAGPDGPDDLDLLADGVVVANAEGCVTRVNAAAAQMLGLDARAAVGRPLHEALALQDQEGRDWCSTNCPYRGLATRTAVPEQAWVLPDGNEVLVVARLHRPSLREPVDRVVVSLRSGRGRARLDRERSDLVATVAHELRSPLTGVKGFVQALLNRWDKLSDDQKKLMLTTVSADSDRLSRLIAELLDVARIDTGRLQLYPRPSDPTVLVERAVESVRTSTSRPILLEMEPALPEISVDPDKFTQVVTNLVENGVRHGDGDVRVVLETTGEGEAGSETGERAVRLVVEDQGAGIPPELRRRVFTKFWKGGARGGSGLGLYIVNGLVRAHGGSVAIEDAEGGGARIVLTWPCEDRRP from the coding sequence GTGAGCGCCGACCACCCCGACGACCCTGCCGGCCCCGACGGCCCCGACGACCTGGACCTGCTGGCCGACGGCGTGGTGGTCGCGAACGCCGAGGGCTGCGTCACCCGGGTCAACGCCGCGGCGGCGCAGATGCTGGGCCTCGACGCCCGGGCCGCCGTCGGTCGGCCCCTGCACGAGGCGTTGGCGCTGCAGGACCAGGAGGGGCGCGACTGGTGCTCCACCAACTGCCCCTACCGGGGGCTCGCCACCCGCACGGCGGTCCCCGAGCAGGCCTGGGTGCTGCCGGACGGCAACGAGGTGCTGGTCGTCGCACGCCTGCACCGGCCCTCGCTGCGCGAGCCCGTGGACCGGGTGGTGGTGAGCCTGCGCTCCGGTCGGGGCCGGGCGCGACTGGACCGGGAGCGCTCCGACCTGGTGGCGACCGTCGCGCACGAGCTGCGCTCGCCGTTGACGGGCGTCAAGGGCTTCGTCCAGGCGCTGCTCAACCGCTGGGACAAGCTCTCCGACGACCAGAAGAAGCTGATGCTGACCACGGTCAGCGCCGACTCCGACCGGCTCAGCCGCCTGATCGCGGAGCTGCTCGACGTGGCCCGCATCGACACCGGGCGGCTGCAGCTCTACCCGCGCCCGAGCGACCCGACCGTGCTGGTGGAGCGCGCCGTGGAGTCGGTGCGCACCAGCACCAGCCGCCCGATCCTGCTCGAGATGGAGCCCGCGCTGCCGGAGATCAGCGTGGATCCGGACAAGTTCACCCAGGTCGTCACCAACCTCGTCGAGAACGGCGTGCGGCACGGCGACGGCGACGTCCGGGTGGTCCTGGAGACCACCGGCGAGGGCGAGGCCGGGAGCGAGACCGGGGAGCGCGCCGTACGCCTGGTGGTCGAGGACCAGGGCGCGGGCATCCCGCCGGAGCTGCGGCGCCGGGTGTTCACGAAGTTCTGGAAGGGCGGCGCCCGCGGAGGTTCCGGCCTCGGCCTCTACATCGTCAACGGGCTGGTCCGCGCCCACGGCGGCAGCGTGGCGATCGAGGACGCCGAGGGTGGCGGCGCGCGGATCGTGCTCACCTGGCCGTGCGAGGACCGCCGGCCGTAG
- a CDS encoding amino acid deaminase/aldolase, which yields MTSTQPAHAGIARNRLWARLNEAVAAHGEPLPTPLMLVDLDAFDANADDLARRAGSKPVRVASKSLRVPALLQRALRHPGFRGVLAYTLAEAWWLHEHDVCDDILVAYPTVDRAALTRLVVSPSAAAQITLMIDDVAHLDMIDSVRASHAVPVRVAIDVDAGLWVGGRHIGPKRSPLHEADEVVALAREVVARDGFRLVGAMTYEGQVAGVPDDVPDQRTRSALVRRLKGASLTQLATRRGQVADALAGVADLELWNAGGSGSVAESATDPVVTEVSAGSGLLVPTLFDHYRSFEPRQASYFALPVTRRPSPQVVTVHGGGLVASGAAGPDRLPVPWAPAGLQLTSLEGAGEVQTPLTGHATGLLSIGDLVWFRHAKSGEPFEHTGTVHLLQGDRIVDSVPTYRGLGLAF from the coding sequence ATGACGAGCACCCAGCCCGCGCACGCCGGGATCGCGCGCAACCGGTTGTGGGCGCGCCTCAACGAGGCCGTCGCCGCGCACGGCGAGCCGTTGCCGACCCCCTTGATGCTGGTCGACCTCGACGCCTTCGACGCGAACGCGGACGACCTGGCACGCCGGGCCGGGAGCAAGCCGGTCCGCGTGGCCTCGAAGTCCCTGCGGGTGCCTGCGCTGCTGCAGCGGGCGCTGCGGCACCCGGGGTTCCGCGGCGTGCTCGCCTACACCCTGGCCGAGGCGTGGTGGCTGCACGAGCACGACGTGTGCGACGACATCCTGGTCGCCTACCCCACCGTCGACCGGGCCGCGCTCACCCGGCTGGTGGTCTCGCCCTCGGCCGCCGCGCAGATCACGCTGATGATCGACGACGTCGCCCACCTCGACATGATCGACTCCGTCCGCGCCTCCCACGCCGTGCCGGTGAGGGTGGCCATCGACGTGGACGCCGGCCTGTGGGTCGGCGGCCGGCACATCGGACCGAAGCGCTCGCCCCTGCACGAGGCCGACGAGGTGGTCGCCCTGGCCCGGGAGGTGGTGGCCCGGGACGGCTTCCGGCTCGTGGGCGCGATGACCTACGAGGGCCAGGTCGCCGGGGTGCCCGACGACGTGCCCGACCAGCGGACCCGGTCGGCGCTCGTGCGGCGGCTCAAGGGCGCCTCGCTGACCCAGCTGGCGACGCGTCGCGGGCAGGTCGCGGACGCGCTCGCCGGGGTCGCGGACCTCGAGCTGTGGAACGCGGGCGGCTCGGGTTCGGTCGCGGAGTCCGCCACCGACCCCGTGGTCACCGAGGTCAGCGCGGGCTCCGGGCTGCTGGTGCCGACGCTCTTCGACCACTACCGCAGCTTCGAGCCGCGGCAGGCGTCGTACTTCGCCCTGCCGGTCACCCGGCGCCCCTCGCCGCAGGTCGTCACCGTGCACGGCGGCGGCCTGGTCGCCTCCGGCGCGGCCGGCCCCGACCGGCTGCCGGTGCCGTGGGCGCCGGCCGGGCTGCAGCTCACGTCGCTCGAGGGCGCCGGCGAGGTGCAGACGCCGCTGACCGGTCACGCGACCGGGCTGCTGTCCATCGGCGACCTGGTGTGGTTCCGGCACGCGAAGTCCGGCGAGCCGTTCGAGCACACCGGGACCGTCCACCTGCTGCAGGGCGACCGGATCGTCGACTCCGTGCCGACCTACCGCGGCCTGGGCCTGGCGTTCTGA
- a CDS encoding TrmH family RNA methyltransferase — translation MRPPTSAVPLTAGNGRVKEARKLSRRSVRAERRLFLADGPKAVEGALGADGCVVEVFATPTATGQYAGLASADVPWTLVDDKALAGLSDSVSPAGVVALCRFLDRPLADLLGSQERRLLAICADIRDPGNAGTVIRCADAAGADAVVFAGHSVDAYNPKTVRASVGSLFHLPLAVEPDPADAVRAAQAAGLVVLAADGAGEVDLERAGELLARPTAWLFGNEAWGLPAELAALADHRVRIPIHGRAESLNLSTAAALCLYASAREQRR, via the coding sequence ATGCGACCCCCGACCTCTGCTGTCCCGCTGACCGCGGGCAACGGCCGGGTCAAGGAAGCGCGGAAGCTCAGCCGCCGCTCGGTTCGCGCCGAGCGGCGGCTTTTCCTTGCCGACGGCCCCAAGGCCGTCGAGGGTGCCCTCGGGGCCGACGGCTGCGTGGTGGAGGTCTTCGCCACCCCCACGGCCACCGGGCAGTACGCCGGGCTCGCGTCCGCCGACGTCCCCTGGACGCTGGTCGACGACAAGGCGCTGGCCGGCCTCAGCGACAGCGTCAGCCCGGCCGGGGTCGTGGCACTGTGCCGGTTCCTCGACCGGCCGCTGGCGGACCTCCTGGGCTCACAGGAGCGCCGGCTGCTGGCGATCTGCGCCGACATCCGCGACCCGGGCAACGCCGGCACCGTGATCCGCTGCGCGGACGCGGCGGGGGCCGACGCGGTCGTGTTCGCGGGTCACTCGGTCGACGCCTACAACCCCAAGACCGTGCGCGCGAGCGTGGGCTCGCTGTTCCACCTGCCGCTCGCGGTCGAGCCCGACCCGGCGGACGCCGTACGCGCCGCCCAGGCGGCCGGCCTGGTGGTCCTGGCCGCCGACGGTGCCGGCGAGGTCGATCTCGAGCGGGCCGGCGAGCTGCTCGCGCGGCCCACCGCCTGGCTGTTCGGCAACGAGGCCTGGGGCCTGCCGGCCGAGCTCGCCGCGCTCGCCGACCACCGGGTGCGGATCCCGATCCACGGCCGCGCCGAGAGCCTGAACCTCTCCACCGCCGCCGCGCTGTGCCTCTACGCCTCGGCGCGCGAGCAGCGCCGCTGA
- the pheS gene encoding phenylalanine--tRNA ligase subunit alpha, producing the protein MSGPNSQYDPVEVTPLKPEEVEAARDAALAAIAGAGDLEELKRVRLEHAGDRSPLALANREIGALPPQARKEAGQRVGQARGAVNQALAARQAVLEREHEERMLVEETVDVTLPVARSPRGARHPLTTGAEMIADIFVSMGWEVAEGPVVEAEWLNFDALNLGPDHPARTMQDTFWVEPAEDHIVLRTQTSPVQARTMLTRKPPIYVVCPGRVFRTDEYDATHSPMFHQVEGIVIDEGITLAHLKGTLDHFAEAMFGEGIVTRFRPSYFPFTEPSAEVDMRCFVCRGAEGAVESCRTCRGEGWIEWGGCGVVNPRVLVACGVDPERYTGFAFGMGIDRSLMFRTGATDLRDFFEGDVRFSSSFGTEI; encoded by the coding sequence ATGTCGGGACCGAACTCCCAGTACGACCCCGTCGAGGTCACCCCGCTGAAGCCCGAGGAGGTCGAGGCGGCCCGCGACGCGGCCCTGGCCGCGATCGCCGGCGCCGGTGACCTCGAGGAGCTCAAGCGGGTGCGCCTGGAGCACGCCGGGGACCGGTCGCCGCTGGCGCTGGCGAACCGCGAGATCGGCGCGCTGCCGCCGCAGGCCCGCAAGGAGGCCGGCCAGCGGGTCGGGCAGGCGCGGGGCGCGGTGAACCAGGCGCTCGCCGCGCGACAGGCGGTGCTGGAGCGGGAGCACGAGGAGCGGATGCTCGTCGAGGAGACCGTCGACGTGACGCTGCCGGTGGCCCGCAGCCCGCGTGGCGCGCGGCACCCGCTGACCACGGGGGCGGAGATGATCGCCGACATCTTCGTCTCGATGGGCTGGGAGGTCGCCGAGGGACCGGTCGTCGAGGCCGAGTGGCTGAACTTCGACGCGCTCAACCTCGGCCCGGACCACCCGGCGCGCACCATGCAGGACACGTTCTGGGTGGAGCCGGCCGAGGACCACATCGTGCTGCGCACCCAGACCTCGCCGGTGCAGGCGCGCACCATGCTGACCCGCAAGCCGCCGATCTACGTCGTCTGCCCGGGCCGCGTCTTCCGCACCGACGAGTACGACGCCACGCACTCCCCGATGTTCCACCAGGTCGAGGGCATCGTCATCGACGAGGGCATCACCCTGGCTCACCTGAAGGGCACGCTCGACCACTTCGCGGAGGCCATGTTCGGGGAGGGGATCGTGACCCGCTTCCGGCCGTCGTACTTCCCCTTCACCGAGCCGTCGGCCGAGGTCGACATGCGCTGCTTCGTCTGCCGTGGCGCCGAGGGCGCGGTCGAGTCCTGCCGCACCTGCAGGGGCGAGGGCTGGATCGAGTGGGGCGGCTGCGGCGTGGTGAACCCGCGGGTGCTGGTGGCCTGCGGCGTGGACCCCGAGCGCTACACCGGCTTCGCCTTCGGCATGGGCATCGACCGGAGCCTGATGTTCCGCACCGGTGCCACCGACCTGCGCGACTTCTTCGAGGGCGACGTGCGCTTCTCGTCCTCGTTCGGAACGGAGATCTGA
- a CDS encoding SseB family protein — protein sequence MTQPGPDGRSPRQPQQPPPHQQPLRRIPDPGFDGDTGEVEAELASALASYAADAGAGWPSVLAALRGSRLLVPVVAVLGEVEHDEAGLAHDKSSDMASVLLRGADGRLGLLAFSGSRPLQAWNPEARPVPVPARVAAQSALQDGAAALVVDVAGPVTVVVEGEDLQGLALGWRVARVGDRVAWIRPGPE from the coding sequence GTGACCCAGCCCGGACCCGACGGCCGCTCGCCCCGGCAACCCCAGCAGCCGCCCCCGCACCAGCAGCCGCTGCGCCGGATCCCCGACCCGGGCTTCGACGGCGACACCGGCGAGGTGGAGGCCGAGCTGGCCTCCGCGCTCGCGTCGTACGCCGCGGACGCGGGCGCGGGGTGGCCCTCGGTGCTCGCGGCGCTGCGGGGGTCGCGGCTGCTCGTCCCGGTGGTGGCCGTGCTCGGCGAGGTCGAGCACGACGAGGCCGGCCTGGCGCACGACAAGTCCAGCGACATGGCGTCGGTGCTGCTCCGCGGCGCCGACGGGCGCCTCGGGCTGCTGGCGTTCTCCGGGAGCCGCCCGTTGCAGGCCTGGAACCCCGAGGCCCGCCCGGTGCCGGTCCCCGCCCGGGTGGCGGCGCAGTCCGCGCTCCAGGACGGGGCCGCCGCGCTGGTGGTCGACGTGGCCGGGCCCGTGACCGTGGTGGTCGAGGGGGAGGACCTGCAGGGGCTGGCGTTGGGTTGGCGGGTGGCCCGGGTCGGCGATCGTGTGGCCTGGATTCGGCCCGGACCGGAATGA
- the rplT gene encoding 50S ribosomal protein L20, producing the protein MARVKRAVNAQKKRRVVLERASGYRGQRSRLYRKAKEQVTHSLVYSYNDRRKNKGNFRKLWIQRINAAARAQGMTYNRFIQGLSLAGVEVDRKILAELAVNDLPAFNALVEAAKAALPEDVNAPKAEATV; encoded by the coding sequence GTGGCACGCGTCAAGCGGGCAGTGAACGCCCAGAAGAAGCGCAGGGTCGTCCTCGAGCGGGCCAGCGGCTACCGCGGCCAGCGCTCGCGCCTCTACCGCAAGGCCAAGGAGCAGGTCACCCACTCGCTGGTCTACAGCTACAACGACCGGCGCAAGAACAAGGGCAACTTCCGCAAGCTGTGGATCCAGCGCATCAACGCTGCGGCCCGCGCCCAGGGCATGACCTACAACCGGTTCATCCAGGGCCTGAGCCTGGCCGGCGTCGAGGTCGACCGGAAGATCCTCGCCGAGCTGGCCGTCAACGACCTCCCCGCGTTCAACGCGCTGGTCGAGGCCGCGAAGGCCGCGCTGCCGGAGGACGTCAACGCCCCCAAGGCCGAGGCGACCGTCTGA